A genomic window from Chelonia mydas isolate rCheMyd1 chromosome 16, rCheMyd1.pri.v2, whole genome shotgun sequence includes:
- the C16H9orf43 gene encoding uncharacterized protein C9orf43 homolog encodes MVTADDSQWDETICDMAVCQHPQCWDTIRRIEQGHPRVRLRNFDSLCRASSLESKDELPTLKIINFPSNCSPRGKIRCSNCNRTISTFAALETSFSPSSLYDTSVYDFSDRNSEVSSERTHFPGLNSVVGSHTIPQTEMSFTNLNRVGNLQVMDLSEVAAPQQDYCPDSGNLIVKWVPNVHRKSQRPDMEAVTELKPLRRVCVKNLASENLFSLKELQSKGRDLDIKRKKSKKVPSGGQPYQLLTNRSQKIKLVTKKIKSVPSHRGDSSAAKEGKPKDSPIKNRYSSPRLLQTATIVELQDQGALQLGNRRVDVLDATEKHTCPLLVQKIPVVSLKEQGLERISNSPYLRKAFEGSFGMKSHETNLEQQPGYAEAGLIVLTTQSLESCTLEGTEEASANKKQLSQKPSEEQESQEEEGPRKQHMGLGKRRSSGMYVLYNSSTASLVLEGVEDNGYLLPRPGAQHEMSCKRLASRKEAAQALGYLQGGSSPLQPSPAALTPDNDKHEDDSYPPPPPPPPSPFPLRDNDKPSPDVESPLFREDSALRASSEQGHRLD; translated from the exons ATGGTGACTGCAGATGACAGCCAGTGGGATGAAACCATCTGTGACATGGCTGTTTGCCAACATCCGCAGTGCTGGGACACTATAAGGAGGATTGAACAGGGACATCCTCGGGTCCGTTTAAGAAACTTTGACTCACTCTGCAGGGCTTCTTCTTTGGAAAGCAAAG aTGAATTACCAACACTGAAGATAATAAACTTCCCCAGCAATTGCTCTCCTCGAGGAAAGATCAGATGTTCCAATTGTAACAGAACTATTTCCACCTTCGCTGCACTTGAGAcctctttctctccttcttctCTGTATGATACTTCAGTCTATGACTTCTCTGACCGAAATTCTGAAGTCAG TTCAGAAAGAACTCATTTCCCAGGACTGAACTCAGTGGTAGGGTCACACACGATCCCACAGACAGAGATGAGCTTCACCAACTTGAATAGAGTTGGAAAT CTCCAAGTGATGGATCTCAGTGAGGttgctgctccccagcaggactaCTGTCCAGACAGTGGAAATTTGATTGTTAAATGGGTCCCAAACGTACACAGAAAATCTCAGAGGCCTGACATGGAAGCAGTAACAGA ACTAAAGCCTTTAAGAAGAGTATGTGTTAAAAAccttgcttctgaaaatctctttTCCCTCAAAGAACTGCAAAGCAAAGGAAGAGATCTTGACATT AAGAGAAAGAAGTCCAAGAAGGTCCCTTCAGGAGGCCAACCCTATCAGCTGCTTACAAACAGAAGCCAGAAAATTAAGTTGgtgaccaaaaaaataaaatcagtcccAAGCCACAGAGGTGACAG TTCTGCAGCCAAAGAAGGGAAACCAAAGGATAGTCCAATAAAAAATAGATATTCTTCCCCCAGACTCCTGCAGACTGCTACAATAGTAGAGCTGCAAGATCAgggtgccctgcagctggggaacCGGAGAGTGGATGTGCTGGATGCTACAGAGAAGCACACATGTCCTTTGCTTGTGCAGAAG ATTCCAGTCGTGAGTTTGAAAGAACAAGGCCTGGAAAGAATCAGCAACAGTCCTTATCTGAGGAAAGCATTTGAAG GCTCCTTCGGCATGAAGAGCCACGAGACCAATCTAGAACAGCAACCGGGCTATGCTGAAGCCGGGCTAATTGTACTCACCACCCAGTCTCTGGAGTCCTGCACGCTAGAGGGCACAGAGGAAGCCTCTGCCAacaaaaaacaactgtcacaaaAACCA TCTGAAGAGCAGgaatcccaggaagaggaagGCCCCAGGAAGCAACACATGGGACTTGGGAAAAGAAGGTCTTCGGGGATGTATGTGCTGTACAACAGCAGCACGGCAAGCCTGGTCCTTGAGG GTGTTGAAGACAATGGGTACCTGCTGCCAAGGCCAGGAGCACAGCATGAAATGTCCTGCAAGCGCCTAGCAAGCAGGAAGGAAGCAGCACAGGCACTGGGCTATCTTCAGGGAGGGAGCAGCCCGCTGCAGCCAAGCCCAGCTGCTCTAACACCAGACAATGATAAACATGAAGATGACTcttaccctcctccccctccccctcccccttctcctttcccactgAGGGACAATGACAAGCCTTCCCCAGATGTAGAATCCCCTCTCTTCAGAGAGGACAGCGCTCTAAGGGCATCCAGTGAACAAGGCCACCGTCTTGATTAA